A genomic region of Euwallacea similis isolate ESF13 chromosome 29, ESF131.1, whole genome shotgun sequence contains the following coding sequences:
- the LOC136417695 gene encoding uncharacterized protein, translating to MEDEFYKKWNIPKCIATADGKHIRIFCLGRSGLLYFNYKDFFSIVLLAFVDINYKFLTIDVSSYGKKDDIITVPFVIVGDGAFRLSKYVMKPYTRSAALIDVNKFIFKYRLSRARRVAENAFALLS from the exons ATGGAAGATGAGTTCTACAAGAAATGGAATATTCCAAAATGTATTGCAACAGCAGACGGAAAACATATTAGAATATTTTGTCTCGGACGGAGCGGATTATTGTATTTCAATTATAAAGATTTCTTTTCCATCGTTCTGCTTGCTTTCgttgatataaattataaatttctaacGATTGATGTGAGTTCATATGGAAAGAAAGATGATA TTATTACTGTACCTTTTGTAATTGTTGGAGATGGGGCTTTTCGACTATCCAAATACGTAATGAAACCATATACAAGAAGTGCTGCTTTAATagatgttaataaatttatttttaagtatagACTCTCTAGAGCGAGGAGAGTAGCGGAAAATGCTTTTGCCCTATTAAGTTAg